In Armatimonadota bacterium, the sequence GGCGTTGCGGGCGTTCGTCCCGGATTTCTTCGAGGAAGTGGTCGAACGTGTAGAAGCCGGTCGCGCCGGCCCTGACGTGGTGCGCGAGCAGGCCCCGTATCTGACCAGCGCGGTGCTGACCAACAACCTGCGCGTGGCCATGCTCGCCTTCGGCGGAGGGATCCTCTTCGGTGGCCTGACCGCGTACGTCCTGGTGCTCAACGGCCTGATGTTGGGCGCGGTGAGCGCGGTCTTCCACCAGTACGGGTTGGCGTTCCCGTTCTGGTCGGCGATCTTGGCCCACGGATTCCTCGAACTCACGGCGATCGTCCTGGCGGGCGGGGCGGGGCTCGTCATCGGCTGGGCGCTCGTTGCACCCGGGATGCACACACGCAAGGACGCGCTCGTGGTCCGCTCGCGCGAGGGCGGCCGACTTCTCGCCGTCACCGTCCCGCTGTTCGTGGCCGCCGCGGTCATCGAAGGCTTCTTGAGTTTCTTTCCGGGCGACAACGCGACCAAGCTGGCGGTGGGCGTTCTGTCGGAAGCGGTCTTCGTGATCTACGTGCTGCGCGGGCGTGTGCCGCCCGCCGCCCGGCCGGCGGGGTGAGCGGCAGATCGGCCCTGCCGCAGCAGACGCGAGGAGTTGGCGAGGATGCCGATGTCGGGCAGCGACTGCGCGGCGGCGGCGAAGATCGGGGGCAGGTAGCCCAGGGCGGCCAGTGAGATCCCGACCAGGTTGTAGAGGGTCGTGAAGCCGATGTTCAGCCGAACCACCCCCATCGTCCGGCGCGCGATCTCGAACAGGGCGGGCACCAGGTGCCAGTCGTCGCGCAGCAGCGCGACGTGCGCGGCCTCGATCGCGACGTCGTGCCCCGCGGCACCCAGCGCGATCCCGACGTCAGCGCGTGCCAGCGCCGGCGCGTCGTTGACCCCGTCGCCGACCATCACGACGGTGTGTCCGGCGGCCTGGTATTCCCCGACGACGGCGAGTTTGTCTGCGGGTAGCAGGTTCGCGCGGTAGGGGATGCCGACTGCATCGGCGACGGTGGCGGCGGATGCTTCGTTGTCGCCGGTGAGCAACTCGATCGTGCGGATTCCCGTGGCCTGCAGCGCCCGTATGGCGCCCACCGCGTCGTCGCGGACGGAGTCACTGGCGGCCAGAACGCCGATCAGTTTTCCATCGCGTACCACGTACAGCGGCGTCTGGCCGTCCCGCAGCTGGGTCCGTGCCGCCGCGTCCGGTTCCGGGACGATCCGCTCGCTGCCGACGGCGACCAGATGGCCGTCCACGCGGGCGCGGACGCCCGCACCGGGCAGCGCCTCGAACGCCTCGACCGGTAGCGATGCCAGGCCGCGGTGCTGTGCCGCGTGGCGCACCGCTCGGGCGAGCGGGTGCTCGGAGTCCCGTTCAGCGGAAGCCGCCAGGGCCAGCACATCGTCCGGCGAGGCGCCGTTCATCGCCAGCACTTCGGTGATGCGCGGGCGCCCGGTCGTGAGCGTGCCGGTCTTGTCTACGAGCACGACGTCGGCGCGTGCCAGCGCCTCGAGGTAGCGGCCGCCCTTGACGAGGACGCCCCGCCGGGCGGCGGCGCCGATCGACGCGAGCATCGCGATAGGTGTCGCCAGCGCGAACGAGCAAGAGCAGGCGACTGCGAAGACCGCCGCCATCGCCAGCGGGTCGCGGCGCACCAGGAGCGTGAGACCGCCGATGGCCGCCACGACCGGGAGGTAGTAGGCTGCGAACCGGTCCGCGGTGCGGTGGACTTCGGCCTTGTGGGCTTCGGCCTCTTCCACCAGGCGGATCACGCGGCCGAACGTCGAGTCCGATCCCACATGGGTCGCCCGGATGCGAAGGCTGCCCAAGGTGGCGATCGTCGCGGCGAATACCTTCGAGCCGGGTCCGACCTCCGCGGGCATCGCCTCGCCCGTGATGGCGGCTTGGTCCACTGTGGCGGTCCCGGCGACGACTTCGCCGTCGACCGGGATGCGCTCACCGGGGCGGACGACGACGATCTCGCCGACCCGCACGCCCTCGACGGGGATCTCGACTTCGCGGCCGTCCCGCTCCAGCCGTGCCATCTGGGGGGCCATGGCCGTCAGATCACGGATCGCACTGCGCGCTCGGTCGGTGGTGAAGCGCTCCACGTAGTCGCCGAGGCGAATAAAGAAGACCAGCACCAGGGCGGTGGCCCACTCCCCGACCGCCAGCGCCGCCACCACGCCCAGCGTCATCAAGGTGTGGGCAGTAATGCGACGGCGCAGCGCTGCGCGGACGACGTTCCGAAAGACGGGATAGCCGGCCCCGAGCGCGATCGCCGCGCCGACCGGCCAAGGCACGCGGGCGGTGAAGCGGTCGAACAACCCGAGCCA encodes:
- a CDS encoding stage II sporulation protein M, with amino-acid sequence MTVDRFIETRQAAWDRLEALVRKADRGRVWRLSEPELAELDRLYHRTAADLARARAAYPDLVPYLNRLVSGAHHVIYQPPSQGMRGVWRFYRDEAPRVVLRTWPFWSVAVGLLAAGFAVAFAVGGSDPQALRAFVPDFFEEVVERVEAGRAGPDVVREQAPYLTSAVLTNNLRVAMLAFGGGILFGGLTAYVLVLNGLMLGAVSAVFHQYGLAFPFWSAILAHGFLELTAIVLAGGAGLVIGWALVAPGMHTRKDALVVRSREGGRLLAVTVPLFVAAAVIEGFLSFFPGDNATKLAVGVLSEAVFVIYVLRGRVPPAARPAG
- a CDS encoding cation-translocating P-type ATPase gives rise to the protein MGRTHTIEIPVSGMDCGECAAHVRRAVEELPGVESVRVLLGAGKAVVRLDPARVSPAAVRRAIEAAGYSAPTRPPAAEGALHRPFLTALGVVFGIVLFAVAAGEWLGLFDRFTARVPWPVGAAIALGAGYPVFRNVVRAALRRRITAHTLMTLGVVAALAVGEWATALVLVFFIRLGDYVERFTTDRARSAIRDLTAMAPQMARLERDGREVEIPVEGVRVGEIVVVRPGERIPVDGEVVAGTATVDQAAITGEAMPAEVGPGSKVFAATIATLGSLRIRATHVGSDSTFGRVIRLVEEAEAHKAEVHRTADRFAAYYLPVVAAIGGLTLLVRRDPLAMAAVFAVACSCSFALATPIAMLASIGAAARRGVLVKGGRYLEALARADVVLVDKTGTLTTGRPRITEVLAMNGASPDDVLALAASAERDSEHPLARAVRHAAQHRGLASLPVEAFEALPGAGVRARVDGHLVAVGSERIVPEPDAAARTQLRDGQTPLYVVRDGKLIGVLAASDSVRDDAVGAIRALQATGIRTIELLTGDNEASAATVADAVGIPYRANLLPADKLAVVGEYQAAGHTVVMVGDGVNDAPALARADVGIALGAAGHDVAIEAAHVALLRDDWHLVPALFEIARRTMGVVRLNIGFTTLYNLVGISLAALGYLPPIFAAAAQSLPDIGILANSSRLLRQGRSAAHPAGRAAGGTRPRST